DNA from Maniola hyperantus chromosome 28, iAphHyp1.2, whole genome shotgun sequence:
gctagcagacagacagacagacagacacactttcgcatttataatattatggatggatatggaagtagaatagaatagaattaaatatttttattcaagtaaacttttacagtaCAGTATTTAGTTccttaaatatttaatgcaatcGGTTGGGCTGGGGAGGATATCGATAGGCTCAGTGAGGGAGTCCTCAAGAAGAGGTTAAAGAAACACTTACTTAGGGACTCTCTAACTGACTATCATgcttcttaattatttatttgtgtttttgtgttttctttggttatttattagtaagttgttagtatactcaattgtgttagtttatcttttagtgaagtaggttttttttttttttttttttttattcagatacaagttagcccttgactgcaatctcacctgatggtatgtgatgatgcagtctaagatgatagcgggctaacctggaaggggtatggcagtttttattaaacccatacccctttggtttctacgcggcatcataccggaacgctaaatcgcttggcggcacggctttgtcggtagggtggtaactagccacggccgaagcctcccaccagacagaaaggtaggtttaaattagtatgtagtacagttttattataagaatagatataggtgtgtgaatagcgttaaggaaatatagtagtaagttatgtacatagtgttaagagcgccacctcgccaacaaactggcccaccagtttggcgagatagatatgtaggaaactatgtaaaattattatgaataaataaattaaaaaaaaaaaaaaaaacaagtgcttttgaatcgtcaactagtttaatttacccctggttcagaatgccgttcctaccgagaagaaccagcaagaaactcggcggttgctcttttcaagtgatcaatttataTATTTCGTAACACGTAACGTATAACAATAGTTCGTAAAGccgataggcgttggggtctcaaggtgctggaatggcgacctcgcaccggaagactcagcgttacattttttttttaaagaatattagccatgctaatcatgaataatattcccgtttcccctccaagtaAGCGTAAAACCAGAAGtaacctgaagaaggtggtgggaagcggttggatgaggaaggcggaggaccgtgtttggtgacgcgctcttggaaaggcctatgtccagcagtggacgcaaacaggctgatggatggatggataagCGTAAAgcatgtgctaggagtaggtacgacaatagtgcaacgggtggggtttgaaccggcaacctttcggttttcaatccgctccttaaccgttgaactattgagacTATGCGAGCTTTGTTGTAGGTGGCCCAGATCAACCAGTCGCAGATGGAGCTAGTGGACCACATGAAGGAGAACATCACCACTTTGCGCCAGCTGCAGAGCCAGGTGTTGGATGAAGAACTTATCAAGTGAGTATTCTCTCTCTagctttatctttttttttttttttttttttttttttttaaattatataatattcagaaagtaaattaattaagtcatacagaaacaagagaaaaaaaaaaaaatagaaataataacagtcatttaaatttttacatgtcatacagaggggatacctaactattgcactacaaagaccataatttatttcagtcatctaatctaagtcatcagatttacattatttagatattattttagacaaattatttgagctcatcaatcaaaaattccgagatgttgtaataacatttatttataagcaGCTCATGAGTTTTCctcttgaaattatttatagtaGTGTTTTTGTAGTTGTCAGGAAGTTTATTGTACATAGTTATTGCCATCTTACAcacatcttcttcttctttggggctatgcaggtccttgatatccctgtatcactgcgaccgtctccgatctattgtgtttgtctccacttcacacttccttgtcaaatcctgtggccgccaaatacagcaccttcttgactggaattgaagtaatcAGGATAAATGATATGTCTCCCTACGtctcacacacatacatattctatttctatttctttctttttgcCATCTACCCACCAAAATCTaaatacaaggtgtaaccagaacgctagcgaaaacttagcgttattgttatactaactaaacacaatccaataccaataaccatttgcctcgttttgtacttttagtgatttagaatttttcaaacccgcattgtatagcgtgcaaaactcgggtcaatgccccgcctacgacgcggcattgactccgagtggccaaCTTTCCCAACGTTCGTTGacgtctagcgtcagtcagatgttttatttgcaatttatcgcaaacttttacaaaatcataggatttttaatagtttttttcgcgttttttttttgtggtaatcatatcagtgatcatcagtactatcacctgtcttcgtttttgccagcgttctgattacaccctgtatataatacctatctacctacctatacacatcactagcttatgctcgcgacttcgtccgcgtggactacataaatttcaaacccctatttcacccccccttaagggttgaattttcgaaaatccctaCCTACTTACACTCTCTACTTAGGacttaactaggtacataactaCATAGTTATACCAAAAAAGCAACCGAGGAGCTGCTCGATAAACTAGATCACCTTCAGAATTTGTGCATCCGTTTTATTTcggactagcttatgtccgcgtggactacataaatttaaaaccctatttcaccccagtaggggttgaattttcaaaaatcctttcttagcggatgcctacgtcataatagctatctgcatgccaaatttcagcccgatctgttcagtagtttgagctgtgcgttgatagatcagtcagtcagtcagtcaccttttccttttatatatttggactagctcatgctcgcgacttcgtccgcgtggactacacaaatttcaaacccctatttcaccccagtaggggatgaattttcaaaaatcctttcttagcggatgcctacgtcatgatagctatctgcatgccaaatttcagcccgatccgtccagtagtttaagctgtgcgttgatagatcagtcagtcaccttttatatatttagatttagatgtaatacaaaaataaattttgtgtaGATGGAAGCGCGAGCAGCAGTTGTCAGGCAACGGAGTCCCGATGCAGTCCAACCTGAACACGATCCAGGAGTGGTGTGAGCTGCTGGCCGACCTGATCTGGAGCACCCGCCAGCAGGTCAACAACGTGGCTCGGATCAACAGCAAGACCATCGTGGAGCTGCGGCAGCCTCATCTCGTCGAGATGCTGGATGACATGAGCAAGCAGGTAACACGCACATATGTGCAAATGAATACACACGCACCTACGTGAACCCACACGCACCCCTGTGTACACACACGCACGCACCCACGTGCATGCACACGCACCTACGTGTACCCACACGCACCCCTGTGAACACGTGCACACACTCGCACGCACCCACGTGCATGCACACGCACCTACGTGAACCCACACGCACCCCTGTGTATACACTCGCACGCACCCACGTGCATGCACACGCACCTACGTGAACCCACACGCACCCCTGTGTACACACGTGCACACACTCGCACGCACCCACGTGCATGCACACGCACCTACGTGAACCCACACGCACCCCTGTGTACACACGTGCACACACTCGCACGCACCCACGTGCATGCACACGCACCTACGTGAACCCACACGCACCCCTGTGTATACACTCGCACGCACCCACGTGCATGCACACGCACCTACGTGAACCCACACGCACCCCTGTGTACACACGTGCACACACTCGCACGCACCCACGTGCATGCACACGCACCTACGTGAACCCACACGCACCCCTGTGTATACACTCGCACGCACCCACGTGCATGCACACGCATATACGTGCACGCAATGATGTACCATTAATTACTATAAATTGtgattattgtaaaataaagtCAGAAGAGCAGAAATCTTTTGTGTTAACACATTAACAGAATAACATCAACCGTTACTTTTTAGGTGACAAGTCTACTGTCAACACTGGTGACGTCAACTTTCGTGATCGAAAAGCAACCGCCCCAAGTCATGAAGACCAACACACGGTAAGTGTTCATTAATAGACCAAAGTGTTCTTAAAGGCCTTTGAAGATTTTAGCCTGCCTAAAAACcaatccaataaaccaacaaacaaacacacttttgcatttataataatgggtagcgatatgggtagtgatgatgactaattttattttattttattttattcaattaaactatAACCActcttttagcgtttaaactatcgtgagtgatttccattatacatatatgtataatatattttatacggctatactcacgtaacaagtcgacgttagcccgactagtttcgagtTAATTTAGtgtacgtgagtatagccgtagtaatatctctatatataaaaatgaatcgctgaatgtgttgctgatcgcaaatctcgagaacagctgaaccgatttcgctaatcctTTTTTCGTAATATTCCTCGAAGCACGGAGATGTtccttacggagagaaaaatttaaaaaaatcctgaaaaataatcgactgttaggcggtacgaagttcgccggagtagctagtattatatataacCACTCTGACCATAATGAATTGATTACAGTTTCACGGCTACGGTCCGCTTGCTGGTGGGTGGTCAACTCAACGTGCACATGACTCCGCCGAGAGTTACGGTACGATATACCACTTGttatcgacatagctcaacaggaaACAAAATCGGACCTAGAATACATCCTTGTGGGACTCCTCTAATGTAATTAATATAGTTACTCCATTCGATACTTGACTATCGACAGATATATTCATTTGTCTAtttaatgtaacttaatttattattactttgtaactacaattttggtacatgaataataaaaataaataaaataaataaataagaagcaATAAGATCTAGGGAATAAAAATCTACACTATAAATCTTTAACTTGCGCAGAAGTCTCGTATGATTTACACAGTCAAATGCTTTTGATAAATCACAGAATACACTAATCACGTTTTGATATTGTCAGTTCAAGTTATTGGGTTGCGATCAGGCAATAGTGAACAAAGTCTCTAATGATATACACAGTCAAATGCTTTTGATAGATCACAGAATATTCTAATCACGTTTTGTTATTGTTAGTTCAAGTTATTGGGTTGCGATCAGGCAATAGTGAACAAGTCTCTTATGATATACACAGATTTACACAGTCAAATGCTTTTGATAGATCACAGAATACTCTAATCACGTTTTGTTATTGTTAGTTCAAGTTATTGGGTTGCGATCAGGCAATAGTGAACAAGTCTCTTATGATATACACAGTCAAATGCTTTTGATAGATCACAGAATACTCTAATCACGTTTTGTTATTGTTAGTTCAAGTTATTGGGTTGCGATCAGGCAATAGTAAACAAAGTCTCTTATGATATACACAGTCAAATGCTTTTGATAGATCACAGAATACTCTAATCACGTTTTGTTATTGTTAGTTCAAGTTATTGGGTTGCGATCAGGCAATAGTGAACAAGTCTCTTATGATATACACAGATTTACACAGTCAAATGCTTTTGATAGATCACAGAATACTCTAATCACGTTTTGTTATTGTTAGTTCAAGTTATTGGGTTGCGATCAGGCAATAGTGAACAAGTCTCTTATGATATTATACACAGATTTACACAGTCAAATCCTTTTGATAGATCACAGAATACTCTAATCACGTTTTGTTATTGTTAGTTCAAGTTATTGGGTTGCGATCAGGCAATAGTGAACAAGTCTCTTATGATATACACAGTCAAATGCTTTTGATAGATCACAGAATACTCTAATCAcgttttgttattgttaaatcaAGTTATTGGGTTGCGAATATAttccaatgaaatacagaccttatagcttgacgttaagattttaaacacaagaacaacagactTGTGCTTGTTCGAATTTTCCACTAGGAATTTGTTGTTCACCTTAACATAACATTGTTTGGTTTTTAACCAGGTGGTGATAATATCAGAGCAACAAGCTCAGTTGCTGCTGAAGAGTGACACCCAGAGCGGGCGCGGCAAGCAGCCGGTGGAGTGTGGAGACATCCTCAACAACAGCGGCTGCATGGAGTACCAGCCCACTAACAGGCAGCTCAGCGTTAGCTTCCGGTGAGAGAGGGTAGTGGTTAGTGGGAAAGGGGCAACAAATAAAGGGGGAGGATTCTAGGGAAAGgggtaaataaaactaaaataatgggGAATAAAACAAGTTTGGAAGGGGGTATTCAATAGTGTTCTATCTCAAAGTACCAGGATAACCTAACATATGAAGAGTTTCTACTAAAATTCTATGCTATGATAGAATAACAGCGGCTGTATTACCAGCTTACCACAGGTAGGTCAGCGTTAGCTTCCGGTCAGAAGGGGTACGGCTTATTGAGAAAGGGGCAACAAATAAAGGGGGGAGAATTCTAAGGAAAGGGGTAAGTAAAGCTAAAATAATGGGGAATAAAAGAAGTTTGGAAGGAGGTATTCAAAAAATTTGTACCATCAAAATGTGCCAGGATAACATAACGTAGGAaaagtttttttgtgtgatgtaaccacaaattcacggttttcagatttttgcccgaacgtcagctataagacctagctacctgccaaatttcatgattctaggtcaacgagaagtaccctgtaggtttcttgacagaccgacagacagacaacaaagtgagcgcgttccgtttttccttttgaggtacggaaccctaaaaaaataaaaaatactgtcTACAGAAATATGCAGCTGCGTAAAATCAAGCGCGCCGAAAAGAAAGGGACGGAGAGTGTTATGGACGAAAAGCTCACTCTTCTATTCCAATCGGAGTTCAACGTTGGTGGTGGAGAACTGGTATTCCAGGTAAGCTAATGCGGTATCTGACaggtttttgaaataattttaaaaagtgctTTTtgctttttctttaaatttagtgtCGATGTAGCAGGTCTCGTGTGCAAGTTTAGTGTGTTGTAAAATCGGAGGGGAatgatgtggcggttgccacaattgcaactagatggcactattcaatcgataacatttcatgacgtagtcccgaacaaatgtaccgccgacagtactcgcactaacgaaGTTTTCTGAAATCTGGATTATATAAAGaatcggcccagctggcgctaccgagcacaaccaaccgctcggtgggagatctccctttggcacggtcgagcctgcacaccgctcccgtataTCATTAAGAAAATCTATATTTTATCCGTAAATGTTTTCAGGTGTGGACTCTATCCCTCCCCGTGGTGGTGATAGTCCACGGCAACCAAGAACCCCACGGCTGGGCAACCGTTACCTGGGACAATGCTTTCAGCCCCCCCGGACGGGTGCCATTCGCTGTGCCCGATAAGGTAACGTAGCATATACTGATCCCACTTCACTCCTCAAagtaagctacgagggttccaaacgcgcccagcaTGCCTATCCGCTAACTCAGTGCCcaacgatgaatgatagccaccgaactcatttgacattagttGGTTCTACATCACTGCTTCACCGAGTGAAACTAAAATGATTTTTCGTAGagaaccttcaatggattataaataaatgtcaaatgagctcagtggctatcattcatcatcatagagcagaaacaaagaggagttggcctaagcaactgtgcactgtgattttcaactaggtcctgacgtcatcactgtgggcggggccttagttagtatgctgtctgcgttcgtcaggttcacatatattgagactcgtattatcggtgtgttttcgcgtttttaagaacaaaaggatgaagtgttgtgttttatcgtgtcaaagttattcagacagacgttctgatgctatgaatggtatcacatttcatttgtaagtaattttatacgtaattattaaaatagttctagattattgacatctagtgtgagatagctgaactatgtagtgacatcaatatatcgatgttaggtcgctaagcgagtagttttgctactaacccgcagatggaaaattgagaagtgggcggcgttccgcaacccctcaccccgcaaaatgtcactcgatatttcatagggaaatcttaatacaacatctcctctttgtttctgctctatgttcATCATCGAACACTgcgttagcgaatcaccctgcaggtcttagaagagcccacaacaaactcagccgggtattctttttattatcaccactttacaaaatcgtaataaaataaatatatgtattcttataaataaaacaaataggagcaattttgtataatataatcgTAGCAAGATGTGGAGCTTGAGATAtcaacaattaattaaatattatttgtttgaCATGGCATTTCTATGTCCATGGTAACCATCGCGTCGCCTCCCATCAATCATGTTTCatatattttaagtaggttTTATGTCGTTCATCTTACAgtataataagctgtgatagcctagtggttaggacgtccgacttctaatcggaggtcgggggttcgattccgggcacgcacctctaacttttcggagttatgtaattaaatatcacttgcttgaacggtgaaggaaaacatcgtgaggaaacctgcatgcctgagagttctccataatgttctcaaaggtgtgtgaagtctgccaatccgcacatggccagcgtggtagactatggccaaacccctctcactctgagaggagacccgtgctctgtagtgagccggtgatgggttgatcatgatgatgaagtgttTTGTTTGCAGGTGACCTGGGGTCAGTTGGCTGAGACTTTGAGAATCAAATTTTGTTCGGCAACGGGAGGAGACTTATCCGAAGATAATCTGCGCTTTTTAGCTGAAAAGATCTTTAGGTAACTATTTACTGCTAGCATCTAGATTCCCTCTTCCCTTTAACatgtaaaaatgtttctttttaCTCTTGAGTGTAATATGACGtcagagagcctcaatagctcaacggttaaaggagtggactgaaaaccgataggtcgacggttcaaaccccgcccgttgcactataattgtcgtacctactccaagTACAAGTTTGAtgtttagttggagaggaaaggggaatattagtcacttaacatggctaatattcttttaaaaaaaattcaatacgaCGCATCCCACGACGTAGtttttgaaagaatttttgaaaattctttcaagaACTACCCTTTAACGGGGTAAATTAgagatttgaattttttttaatccacgccaagtcgcgggcataagttagttaaaacataaaatacgTCATTTTGTTCAACCCTGGTTTGCACCCTGCACCATGAGGCAGaagataaaaaaaccggccaagtacgtgTAAGAcccgtgcaccgagggttccgtactacagtcctattttgTCAACATTTTGcgtgataaatcaaaaaactatgatgtatacaAACAAATACAAATCTTTGTATTAGTCccccaaattgctattgtgctggaaccatgtctcattaacatcgaaatggacgtcatttgacatattatatttaagtaaaaatataccatcagctcgaaacttcagtctagtgctgacgtcactaaaatggcggccacgcgtatgaGCAATAAAAATTCTATTCGATTCAATATGGCAGATTTGTAAAAGAAGTAGCCAATAATGAAACAAAGTCTGTGTTCAAGGACCAACCTGCCAATTAACACGATGGAGCTAAACGGTATGACAGTGAGCTGGACCCAGTTCTGCAAGGACGCGCTGCCAGAGCGCAACTTCACGTTCTGGGAGTGGTTCTACATGGTGGTCAAGGTCACCCGGGATTATCTGCGGACGCTGTGGTGCGACCGGTGAGTGACACCCACAATACACCCTCTAGCGTCCGTAAAACCCTCTCAATCAACACTCCATCCAAGCCAAAAAATTTGCACCCATCCCAAAACGCTTTACACCCATCCCAAACTATCCTCCACCCGCTCCAAAACATCTCCACCTGTTCCAAATAATCCTGAAGCATTCTCATAATATGTAtcccaaaaaaattattacgtGTCCCGAAAAGTTCTCCTGGAATACCAAAACATTTCCGACCAATCCCGAAGCAACGTCTGCCCATTAACACGATGGAGCCAAACGGTATGACAGTGAGCTGGACCCAGTTCTGCAAGGATGTGCTGGCGGAGCGCAAACTTCACGTTCTGGGAGTGGTTCTACATGGTGGTCAAGGTCACCCGGGACTATCTGAGAACACTGTGCTGTGACTGGTGAGAGGTACCCACCATACATCCTCTAAAACTCCTAAGACACTCAACCACCACTCCACCCGAGCCAAAACGTCTCGGCACCCATCCCAAAACTACAACACCCATCCCAAAACCTCTTACACCCATCCCAAACGATCCTCCACCCGCCCATAAAATTTATCCACCTGTAGCCCGTAAATTCCATCCTTTACCATGTGCCTGAAATATCCTCTTCTTCTTTGTGATTTGCTTAAAAATTTATGAtgtatgatttcttttgttgacAGCCTCATAATGGGTTTCATCCAGAAGAAGCAAGCAGAAGAAATGCTGGCCAAATGTCCACCGGGGACTTTCTTACTCCGCTTCTCTGATTCAGAACTTGGGGGTATTACTATCGCTTGGACTGGTGGTAAGTACTACTTCATTTatcagggttctgtacccgaagggtaccaacgAGACCCTATTTCTAAGCCTCCgtagtccgtccgtctgtctgccagcggacatgaaccgtaataggtagaaatttgaaattttcaaagtGTATTGAATTTCTATTGCCGTGATAacgacaaataataaaaaccatgtCCATCCATACCTATATTTGTGTTCATTGGTTCGtacatccgattgagttgaaagtttctacagttgttgttggcacttgcgtGAAGGTGCATAGGAAGAGCTCGAGTCGCGCAAAGCATACCAGGCATTAGCGAGTATATTATAACAAAAGTTTTTAATAACAGAGGGTAACGAAGTCTTCAGTCTCCAGCCCTTCACCTCCAGAGACCTGATGCTGCGCTCATTAGCAGACAGGATCCTGGATTTGACGCAGCTGCAGTTCCTCTACCCCAATGTGGCTAAAGACGACGTGTTCTCCAAATACTACACCAAGCCTGGTGAGTTTAATGGATTTAACCTAAGTTAAATTTGGTTAAACGTCGTTAACGTAGGTAAAATGGGTGGGGAGATTTATTATAAAGTGGTTTATGCTAAGTTTTACGTTAATCGTGATTAACGAAGGTTAACCTTGATTAATCGTGGTTAACCAAGATTACTTTGGTGTATAAATTCATTATAAACTGGCTGAAGCTAAGTTAAAGTAGGTTAATCGCGATTAATGAAGGTTTAAACTTGATTATTTGGTTAACTAGGATTAACCTAGTGGACACATTCATTATAAAGTGACTTATGCTAGTTTAACCTAGGTTAATAGTAATTAACGAAATTTAACGTTGGTTAACAACGATTATCGTGgtggaaaataatatttaaaatggccGAAGTTTAGTTAATCGTGATTAACAAAGGTTaagttaccaccaggtgagatttcagtcaagggctagcttgtatctgaataaagtaAAAGTCCTGTCCATCGCAATCTTGACAGTTTAATTTACTCATCCACAGAGAACGAAATGCTAAAGAACGGTTACGTGAAGCCAGTTTTGGTGACTACTCTGCCTCCGTACATGTCTGGTTCGCCGGCCTACGCTCATTCGCCGGACTCGCATAGAAACACGCCTAGCGTGCATAGCAGGTCAGtatgaaatttaaataaaaaccagacCAGAGCACCCGGCAGAAGTGAAGCTTCATGCATAGCTTGTTGATttcagtactaccacttttataggttacgccgatgtacctgcgcagaaatcttatttttgaatagcGCTAAAATATCTCAGTCAATCCTCTATCCgcaaagtctaccaatccgcacatggccagcgtggtagactatggccaaaacccttctcactctgagaggagacccgtgctctgtagtgagccggcgatgggttgatcataatgatgatgatgaatccgcTATTGGTTTTAATTATGAAGCGAGATAGCTCTatgagtgagatctatagagcgcactctgactttgcttagatttaagatagagttaaaacgagacagagctatatctttcacagaagtctgtctcgttttaactcaatcttaagtctgagcaaagtcaaggtGGGCTCTATAGATCGCAGCCTAATaagtctctgttgttcttgtatttaaaatcttaacgtcaagcaataaggtttgtatttcattggtgtacattcgaATTTAGCCGGCGTTAAgttgcgcttttctgcgcaaacgaattttgctGATGCACTTATAAAAGTGGCAGTACTACATTCCGTCACTCATAGACATAGTTAAAGTTAACTTGTTATAACTTCGGACGAAAGTTGTACGTTTGAGTTATTTATACGCCCGTTAAAAagcttcacttcaaaaataattttcttgtatATTATGCTGAATTTATGGGTATTTCACGTATTTTTCTCAGGATTCTAACTAACCTATagccgtgacttcgttcgcgtgtactacacaaatttcaaagccctatttcaccccttaggggctgaattttgtctacgtcataatagctatctgcatgccaaatttcagcccgatccgtccagtagagctgtgctttgatagatcagtcaatcagtcagtcagtcagtcaccttttctttttatatatttagacaagaaagaagtaggtaattcattaaattttatttaagtccTGTCAAACTCAAGATGTCCCCAAAAAAACTAAAGCTTACTCAAGTTTATGTCAAACGTTTTGAAGAAACATATTGAACTATATTATCATCGAATAACGATAATTAATGAATGTTAATCATTATTAACGGCAATTAACTGAGTTTATTAACGTGCGCAACCCTTAAAAGAGACaaatctatagtccgcgacaggttgagatgttaTGAGGGTAATCGCCTCATAGGCGGGGGGCGCACACCCGTACgccacccgcgcttgcccgcaccggctTCACGcgaggggtgtgcggggcgtttcctcacCGATTGCCGTCCTGTAGACTGATTTGtagatctgtcgcgtactatatattagAGACAaatctgtcttaagtctgagcaaaatcaaaataagACCTAGAGATCTCAGCCTTCTAAATTCCTAAAGAGAATTCAGCATGATGTATGggagcaattattattatttattttgtattattttattatgattattgttttatttttgttgtttcttTCGTAGGTACATGATTGAGTTTTAAAACGAACGAGATTTCGaaaattttagttattttttttatattgcgtattagttgtattttttattttcttagataagtttaattttaatagtcACATCCgtttcttttcatttttttgACATGTTTCCTTTATTTCGGTTCGAATTGTTTATAAGTTGACAATAATCTCAAGTTAGtttaggttttatttttaattttcgtaaaGTATTACTAactctgaggctga
Protein-coding regions in this window:
- the Stat92E gene encoding signal transducer and activator of transcription 5B isoform X4; this translates as MALWARAQQLPPESLQKVRAIYGEHFPIEVRHCLATWIESRIWTQEPEEQQRFFVEELVQEIQTHAELMLSAELFVTKMKLIEASKLFRMQYSHAPHELYTYMRRCLALEMDVIQNAMGTPYIAQPQTERKYSELITGLQTVRQKVNMASEEIRSLQANIESFSLQYHECLKNKGHINYLQQSGPMTNDRRELEACLRVQIEEMERKLNALVAQINQSQMELVDHMKENITTLRQLQSQVLDEELIKWKREQQLSGNGVPMQSNLNTIQEWCELLADLIWSTRQQVNNVARINSKTIVELRQPHLVEMLDDMSKQVTSLLSTLVTSTFVIEKQPPQVMKTNTRFTATVRLLVGGQLNVHMTPPRVTVVIISEQQAQLLLKSDTQSGRGKQPVECGDILNNSGCMEYQPTNRQLSVSFRNMQLRKIKRAEKKGTESVMDEKLTLLFQSEFNVGGGELVFQVWTLSLPVVVIVHGNQEPHGWATVTWDNAFSPPGRVPFAVPDKVTWGQLAETLRIKFCSATGGDLSEDNLRFLAEKIFRTNLPINTMELNGMTVSWTQFCKDALPERNFTFWEWFYMVVKVTRDYLRTLWCDRLIMGFIQKKQAEEMLAKCPPGTFLLRFSDSELGGITIAWTGEGNEVFSLQPFTSRDLMLRSLADRILDLTQLQFLYPNVAKDDVFSKYYTKPENEMLKNGYVKPVLVTTLPPYMSGSPAYAHSPDSHRNTPSVHSSYFSASTPAQTESSFMDSDLFEQIRAFEPDGFDDFDYFGSNVAMK
- the Stat92E gene encoding signal transducer and activator of transcription 5B isoform X2 encodes the protein MALWARAQQLPPESLQKVRAIYGEHFPIEVRHCLATWIESRIWTQEPEEQQRFFVEELVQEIQTHAELMLSAELFVTKMKLIEASKLFRMQYSHAPHELYTYMRRCLALEMDVIQNAMGTPYIAQPQTERKYSELITGLQTVRQKVNMASEEIRSLQANIESFSLQYHECLKNKGHINYLQQSGPMTNDRRELEACLRVQIEEMERKLNALVAQINQSQMELVDHMKENITTLRQLQSQVLDEELIKWKREQQLSGNGVPMQSNLNTIQEWCELLADLIWSTRQQVNNVARINSKTIVELRQPHLVEMLDDMSKQVTSLLSTLVTSTFVIEKQPPQVMKTNTRFTATVRLLVGGQLNVHMTPPRVTVVIISEQQAQLLLKSDTQSGRGKQPVECGDILNNSGCMEYQPTNRQLSVSFRNMQLRKIKRAEKKGTESVMDEKLTLLFQSEFNVGGGELVFQVWTLSLPVVVIVHGNQEPHGWATVTWDNAFSPPGRVPFAVPDKVTWGQLAETLRIKFCSATGGDLSEDNLRFLAEKIFRTNLPINTMELNGMTVSWTQFCKDALPERNFTFWEWFYMVVKVTRDYLRTLWCDRLIMGFIQKKQAEEMLAKCPPGTFLLRFSDSELGGITIAWTGEGNEVFSLQPFTSRDLMLRSLADRILDLTQLQFLYPNVAKDDVFSKYYTKPENEMLKNGYVKPVLVTTLPPYMSGSPAYAHSPDSHRNTPSVHSSYFSASTPAQTESSFMDSDLFEQIRAFEPDGFDDFDYFGSNVAMKRKYDENYQ